One part of the Bacillus sp. FJAT-27916 genome encodes these proteins:
- a CDS encoding stage V sporulation protein AA, translated as MEECVYIRLKYRAKIKPNEPILLKDIANIIGTDEVTEKVGNLVLGEFSKNKDVFILDVTVVLQTIFRHFPNMSMDTYGPSQTIVEVVRKKKKVSKIGFIVVWLILFVGAAFAIMNFHEDVSMRQMHERLYFMITGEHSEHPFIFQIPYSFGLGLGMVLFFNHIFKKKFNDEPSPMEVEMFNYQQELDQYLIMRENKMYSSFLDDD; from the coding sequence ATGGAAGAATGTGTGTATATCCGCCTGAAATATCGGGCGAAGATAAAGCCGAATGAGCCCATCCTGCTGAAGGATATTGCCAATATCATTGGAACCGACGAGGTAACTGAGAAGGTCGGGAATTTGGTGTTAGGCGAATTCTCAAAGAATAAGGATGTATTCATTCTTGATGTAACCGTCGTGCTGCAGACGATATTTCGTCATTTCCCGAACATGTCCATGGACACGTACGGGCCTTCCCAAACAATTGTTGAAGTCGTTCGAAAGAAAAAGAAAGTATCAAAGATTGGTTTCATTGTGGTTTGGCTGATTCTGTTCGTCGGAGCGGCGTTTGCCATCATGAATTTCCATGAGGATGTCAGTATGAGGCAGATGCATGAACGATTGTATTTTATGATAACCGGCGAGCATTCAGAGCACCCGTTCATTTTTCAAATCCCATATTCGTTCGGGCTTGGGCTCGGTATGGTTTTATTCTTTAACCATATATTCAAGAAGAAATTCAATGATGAACCAAGTCCGATGGAAGTGGAAATGTTCAACTATCAGCAAGAACTCGATCAGTATTTAATCATGCGAGAGAACAAGATGTATTCCTCCTTCCTTGATGATGATTGA
- a CDS encoding DUF1002 domain-containing protein, translating into MKKWIAQMLSALLIAGFLIPSITLADLQRGDMVVTLGENLTAEQKKLLLAEMDAPDNVDIVTVTNEEEHNYLDGKVASRLIGTKAISSSSITIAKSGSGINVKTKNITWVTDDMYKNALATAGIKDADIYVTAPFEVSGTAALTGLIKAYEVSTDTKISEEQKQAANEEMVETAKLGDEIGTEEATTLVETIKEEIAANPPANDEELRTIIIKAADQININLTDVQIQSLMDLFNKLQELGIDWGAVNDQLNAAKEKVSNYLKSEEGQSFLDKLKEVFASLIDAIKSLFS; encoded by the coding sequence ATGAAAAAATGGATTGCACAAATGTTGTCTGCTCTCTTAATAGCAGGTTTTCTTATTCCAAGTATTACTCTCGCTGACCTGCAGCGCGGTGACATGGTTGTCACTCTTGGGGAGAATTTAACCGCTGAGCAGAAAAAATTATTGCTTGCAGAAATGGATGCACCAGATAATGTAGATATCGTAACCGTGACAAACGAAGAAGAGCATAATTATCTTGATGGCAAAGTAGCCAGCCGCCTAATCGGCACAAAAGCCATCTCCTCTTCATCGATTACGATTGCCAAAAGCGGTTCAGGAATCAATGTCAAAACCAAAAATATTACCTGGGTTACAGATGATATGTACAAAAATGCCTTAGCAACTGCTGGTATCAAGGATGCGGACATTTATGTCACAGCCCCATTTGAAGTATCCGGAACAGCGGCATTAACCGGCTTGATCAAAGCCTATGAAGTATCCACCGATACCAAAATTTCTGAGGAGCAAAAGCAGGCAGCCAATGAGGAAATGGTCGAAACCGCTAAGCTCGGCGATGAAATTGGCACAGAGGAAGCAACAACGCTCGTTGAAACCATTAAAGAAGAGATTGCTGCTAACCCGCCGGCAAATGATGAAGAGCTTCGCACCATCATCATCAAAGCAGCTGACCAAATCAATATCAATTTAACAGATGTCCAGATTCAAAGTTTGATGGACCTATTCAACAAATTGCAGGAATTAGGCATCGACTGGGGTGCCGTGAATGATCAGCTGAATGCTGCCAAAGAAAAAGTAAGCAATTACCTGAAATCTGAAGAAGGCCAATCCTTCCTCGATAAACTGAAGGAAGTATTTGCTTCCCTCATCGATGCAATCAAGTCTCTATTCTCTTAA
- a CDS encoding DUF309 domain-containing protein — protein MRNYPNEYIQYLLEFHGRRDYFECHEILEEYWKEHPPLERDSVWVGLIQIAVGLYHYRRGNHPGAVRTLSKARHILMHRREETTTLGLDFPALDDLLANYIQRIQANTPYESPMLPLADPALVSICEVECRSQGLTWGCQSDLADTPLIHRHSHRDRTDVIEERFKQLKIRRNK, from the coding sequence ATGAGGAATTATCCAAACGAATACATACAATATCTGCTCGAATTTCATGGGCGGAGAGATTACTTTGAGTGTCACGAAATTCTCGAGGAATATTGGAAGGAGCATCCGCCGCTTGAGCGTGATTCTGTATGGGTCGGTCTTATTCAGATTGCCGTCGGCCTTTATCACTACCGCAGGGGCAATCATCCAGGAGCTGTTAGAACACTCTCTAAGGCCAGACATATCCTGATGCATCGCCGCGAGGAAACAACCACGCTTGGGCTTGATTTTCCAGCGCTAGATGACCTGCTGGCGAATTACATCCAACGGATTCAAGCCAACACACCTTATGAAAGCCCCATGCTCCCCCTAGCCGACCCAGCACTTGTCTCCATCTGCGAAGTTGAATGCAGAAGCCAAGGATTAACCTGGGGCTGCCAAAGCGACCTTGCTGATACCCCATTGATTCACAGACATTCGCACAGAGACCGCACAGACGTGATTGAGGAGAGATTTAAGCAGCTCAAGATCAGACGTAATAAATAG
- a CDS encoding YpuI family protein translates to MGNTLVKSQLEDVASYLGKTVQILEAYLNDTTMDRLMSEKSGNEDYYRGLLSSIRKLCVYCEESLDACKIVLKNEPFNKAAAERVLYRVYHQCIEEYFAPKSDLWFEDSRSAYTGRNCIKFRDEAPESLKDVIKTLESDVQKMREDLEYYETDYKTKMVQSN, encoded by the coding sequence TTGGGCAATACATTAGTGAAAAGCCAGTTGGAAGACGTAGCATCATATTTAGGAAAGACTGTACAAATCCTCGAAGCCTACTTGAATGATACTACCATGGATCGTTTGATGAGTGAAAAGAGTGGGAATGAAGACTATTACAGAGGGTTATTATCCTCTATCCGAAAGCTTTGTGTATACTGTGAGGAAAGCCTTGACGCATGCAAAATCGTGTTGAAAAATGAGCCGTTTAACAAGGCTGCTGCCGAAAGGGTTCTATACAGAGTCTATCACCAATGCATCGAAGAGTATTTCGCACCAAAGAGCGATTTATGGTTTGAGGACAGCCGCTCTGCTTATACAGGGCGAAACTGCATTAAATTTAGGGATGAGGCGCCTGAAAGTTTGAAGGATGTCATTAAGACCCTTGAATCAGATGTTCAGAAAATGCGTGAGGACCTTGAATACTATGAAACGGACTATAAAACAAAAATGGTCCAATCTAATTAA
- a CDS encoding stage V sporulation protein AB — protein sequence MMIEKLLAILIGFSGGVSVGAGYVAFLTVLNVIPRLTQLTKSVRYVHFYEAAVILGAVIGTIFSLWDFTLNLSFLLLAGFGLLSGIFNGMLAAALTEVLNVFPILAKRIGMQDSLVYILIALVLGRILGSLFQWIIYTQ from the coding sequence ATGATGATTGAGAAGCTCTTAGCCATCCTGATCGGATTCTCCGGCGGTGTATCTGTCGGAGCAGGCTATGTAGCCTTCTTGACTGTGTTGAATGTTATTCCACGCTTGACTCAATTGACGAAATCAGTCAGATACGTGCACTTCTATGAGGCGGCTGTCATTCTTGGTGCCGTCATTGGGACGATTTTTAGTTTATGGGATTTCACGCTGAACCTTTCCTTTTTATTATTGGCGGGCTTCGGGTTATTAAGCGGAATCTTTAATGGAATGCTCGCTGCAGCGCTTACGGAAGTGTTGAATGTATTTCCAATTCTTGCGAAGAGAATCGGAATGCAGGACAGTCTTGTTTACATACTAATTGCATTGGTGCTGGGAAGAATCCTTGGATCGTTATTTCAATGGATTATTTATACACAATAA
- a CDS encoding YjcZ family sporulation protein, which yields MGEGGGFVGAGAGSGFALIVVLFILLVIVGAAFWC from the coding sequence ATGGGAGAAGGCGGAGGTTTTGTAGGAGCAGGAGCTGGCAGCGGATTCGCTTTGATCGTCGTACTATTTATTTTACTTGTTATCGTAGGTGCGGCTTTCTGGTGCTGA
- a CDS encoding segregation/condensation protein A: MSYKIKIDAFEGPLDLLLHLINRLEIDIYDIPVAEITEQYVAYIHTMKELELDVASEYLVMAATLLAIKSKMLLPKHEDEWDEEEEEFLYEEDPRDELVMQLLEYKKYKEAAGEFKNLEAERALIFTKPPIDLSPYSTETSAEKADLDVNIYDMLGAFQKLMRRKKLQRPLQTRITRQEVSIEKRIGELRDTLRRRRKKVLFSSLFADDNKEQLVVTFLAILEMMKQNEVVVEQTNNFEDIFIAWKQGDLTVGNR; encoded by the coding sequence ATGAGCTATAAGATCAAGATTGATGCTTTTGAAGGACCGTTAGACTTATTATTGCATTTAATAAACCGGCTGGAGATTGATATATATGATATCCCTGTCGCTGAGATAACTGAGCAGTATGTAGCTTATATACATACGATGAAGGAACTTGAACTTGATGTGGCGAGTGAATATCTCGTGATGGCGGCAACCCTTTTGGCCATTAAAAGCAAGATGCTCCTGCCAAAGCATGAGGATGAGTGGGATGAAGAGGAAGAGGAATTCCTCTATGAGGAGGACCCTCGTGATGAGCTTGTCATGCAGCTATTGGAATATAAGAAATATAAAGAAGCTGCCGGGGAGTTCAAAAACCTTGAAGCAGAAAGGGCGCTTATCTTTACGAAGCCCCCGATTGACCTGTCACCTTATTCAACTGAGACTTCAGCTGAGAAGGCTGATTTGGACGTGAATATATATGATATGCTCGGCGCCTTCCAAAAGCTTATGAGACGCAAGAAGCTGCAAAGACCGCTGCAGACACGAATTACAAGACAGGAAGTGTCTATTGAGAAGCGGATTGGAGAACTGCGTGATACGCTTCGCAGGAGGAGGAAAAAGGTTCTTTTCAGCAGCCTTTTCGCTGATGATAATAAAGAGCAGCTCGTCGTGACCTTTCTGGCCATTCTGGAAATGATGAAGCAGAATGAGGTCGTCGTAGAACAAACTAATAATTTTGAGGATATTTTCATAGCATGGAAGCAGGGGGATTTGACCGTTGGAAATCGTTAA
- a CDS encoding stage V sporulation protein AE, with translation MITDGDEYAKRAVEHAAKEIGGRCISASYGNPAKVDGPELVKLIKSAANDPVLVMFDDSGLVGEGAGETMMKYVAEHDDIELLGIVAVASKTRQAEWTKVDVCIDREGNLTERGVDKFGLPEMDIGRINGDTVYCIDSIDAPIVVGIGDIGKMAKYDDIKIGSPITLSAVKLILERSGYLDR, from the coding sequence ATGATTACAGATGGGGACGAATATGCAAAGCGAGCCGTGGAGCATGCGGCAAAAGAGATTGGCGGCCGCTGTATCTCTGCCTCTTATGGCAATCCAGCAAAGGTGGATGGTCCTGAGCTCGTAAAACTCATCAAGTCTGCTGCCAATGACCCAGTGCTTGTTATGTTTGATGACAGCGGGCTCGTTGGGGAAGGAGCTGGCGAGACGATGATGAAATATGTAGCTGAGCATGACGATATCGAGCTTCTTGGCATTGTTGCTGTTGCCTCGAAAACAAGGCAGGCGGAGTGGACGAAGGTTGACGTGTGCATCGATCGTGAAGGCAATCTGACGGAGCGTGGTGTGGATAAATTTGGTCTTCCTGAGATGGATATAGGCCGCATTAACGGAGATACGGTTTATTGCATCGACTCCATTGATGCGCCTATTGTCGTCGGCATCGGCGATATTGGAAAGATGGCAAAGTATGATGATATTAAGATTGGGAGCCCAATCACCTTGAGTGCAGTAAAACTGATTTTGGAACGGAGTGGGTATCTTGACAGATAA
- a CDS encoding superoxide dismutase yields the protein MTLIQSYVDEIARWVSGVEIWAAKRGEDIRQSLSGNLEKLNAYLFTLNEQVPSDKDVSELQALANSLERAIQQVHQNGGYVPPGQHALPPLPYAYNALEPVISGEIMKLHHSVHHQAYVDGLNKAELKMKEAREQNDFDLLKHWEREAAFHGSGHYLHTIFWHNMKPNGGGGPEGELREWIDRDFGSFRMFQKHFTEAAKKVEGVGWALLVWSARAHRLEILQSERHMILTQWDTIPLLVIDVWEHAYYLQYKTERGKYVDKWWEVVNWLDVSARFGKAKELGWKVYRK from the coding sequence GTGACACTTATACAATCATATGTGGATGAAATTGCCCGTTGGGTATCAGGGGTGGAAATATGGGCGGCGAAAAGAGGGGAAGACATCCGTCAATCCCTATCAGGAAACCTTGAGAAGCTGAATGCCTATTTATTTACTTTGAATGAGCAGGTTCCTTCCGATAAGGACGTGTCTGAGCTGCAAGCTCTCGCAAATAGTTTAGAGCGAGCTATTCAGCAGGTTCACCAAAATGGGGGATATGTGCCGCCAGGGCAGCACGCTCTCCCGCCATTGCCTTATGCCTATAATGCCCTTGAGCCTGTCATAAGCGGCGAAATCATGAAGCTTCATCATTCAGTCCATCACCAAGCCTATGTAGACGGCCTGAATAAAGCGGAGCTCAAGATGAAGGAAGCAAGAGAGCAGAATGACTTTGACCTCCTGAAGCATTGGGAAAGGGAGGCGGCCTTTCATGGGTCTGGGCATTATTTGCATACAATCTTTTGGCATAATATGAAGCCAAATGGAGGAGGCGGGCCGGAGGGTGAATTGCGGGAATGGATTGACCGGGATTTTGGCAGCTTTCGTATGTTTCAAAAGCACTTCACTGAAGCAGCTAAGAAGGTAGAGGGTGTCGGCTGGGCTTTGCTTGTTTGGTCGGCAAGGGCACATCGCCTTGAAATTCTTCAATCTGAGCGCCATATGATTCTGACCCAATGGGATACGATCCCGCTGCTTGTCATTGATGTATGGGAGCATGCCTATTATTTGCAATACAAGACGGAACGGGGAAAATATGTAGACAAATGGTGGGAAGTCGTTAATTGGCTTGATGTGAGTGCTCGATTTGGGAAGGCGAAGGAGCTCGGCTGGAAGGTGTATAGGAAGTAA
- the scpB gene encoding SMC-Scp complex subunit ScpB, which translates to MEIVNWKSILEALLFAAGDEGLSLQQIASVLEVTVEEARDIVSDLMHAYEQEDRGIYLVEMAGVYQLATKKAHAPYLKKLVESPSIHTLSQASLETLAIIAYKQPITRIEIEAIRGVKSERPIHTLSAKALIKEVGRAEGAGRAYLYGTTSEFLDYFGLKSIEDLPPIDENHEDGFNDEEADLFFHKFQELD; encoded by the coding sequence TTGGAAATCGTTAATTGGAAATCAATTTTGGAAGCATTACTATTCGCAGCAGGGGATGAAGGACTATCCTTGCAGCAGATTGCAAGCGTGCTCGAGGTAACTGTCGAGGAGGCACGGGATATCGTATCCGACTTGATGCACGCTTATGAACAGGAAGATAGAGGTATTTATTTAGTGGAGATGGCCGGCGTTTATCAGCTGGCGACGAAAAAGGCACATGCGCCTTATTTAAAGAAACTGGTTGAATCCCCATCAATCCACACCTTATCACAGGCATCACTCGAAACATTGGCCATCATTGCCTATAAGCAGCCCATTACCCGTATTGAGATTGAAGCAATTCGAGGGGTGAAATCCGAACGGCCTATTCATACACTTTCAGCTAAAGCGCTTATCAAGGAAGTTGGCCGGGCAGAGGGGGCTGGACGAGCTTATTTATATGGAACAACATCCGAATTCCTCGATTATTTCGGCTTGAAGTCAATTGAAGATCTGCCGCCGATTGATGAGAATCATGAGGATGGTTTTAATGATGAAGAAGCAGATCTATTCTTTCACAAATTCCAGGAGCTTGATTAA
- a CDS encoding GNAT family N-acetyltransferase has translation MLIRYKKSFEKIAMGLLSFMPDEKDIKKLQQSMKNYETDDSKQLFLWKEDEDFIGLIGVEVHGNTVVLADVSVNPSHRGQGVGRKMVTTVKGFYPDYEFDARRETAQFLAKCLDC, from the coding sequence ATGCTAATTAGGTACAAAAAAAGCTTTGAAAAAATTGCAATGGGATTATTATCCTTCATGCCGGATGAAAAGGATATAAAAAAATTGCAGCAAAGCATGAAAAATTATGAAACAGATGACAGCAAGCAATTATTCCTATGGAAAGAGGATGAAGACTTCATCGGACTGATTGGAGTAGAAGTCCATGGGAATACTGTTGTGCTTGCAGATGTTTCTGTGAATCCATCACATCGCGGTCAAGGAGTGGGCCGTAAGATGGTGACGACTGTAAAGGGATTTTATCCAGACTACGAATTTGATGCGCGTAGAGAAACTGCCCAATTTTTGGCGAAATGCTTGGATTGTTAA
- a CDS encoding spore germination protein encodes MKVPGDLAKVKKYMENYVGLGVSFDIGVREITLRDVPVQIYYVNGLCDTAYIIEIMETLLGINEFEKIEAKDADIYELVKNRLVQQSVEVKQTMDEMVDQVLSGLIAVIVDGSEKALIVDVRSYPGRTPQEPDTERITRGARDGYVENIIVNTALTRRRIRDERLRFEIMRVGERSKTDIAIGYIEGIANPHLVEIIKRELGSIKTDGLTMAEKTVEEYLVKENYNPYPLVRYTERADVGANHLFEGHVLIFVDTSPSIMIAPTTFFHHVQHAEEYRQSASVGTIIRWFRFIGIFASLFLIPLWLLFVLEPQLLPKSLEFIGPNEDIHVHILLQVAFAEIGIELLRIASIHTPAPLSSAMGLIAAVLIGQIAIDVGWIVPEVLFYISIATIGSFATPSLELGLANKYVRYVLLILTGAFHVPGFIIGNTLFILYLSHINTLSTPYLWPFIPFSPKALWQIVVRKPVPGSHLRPRILHTLDRKK; translated from the coding sequence ATGAAAGTACCAGGGGATTTAGCCAAAGTAAAAAAATATATGGAAAACTATGTTGGACTTGGCGTCAGCTTTGATATTGGAGTCAGGGAGATCACCCTTCGAGATGTTCCAGTTCAAATCTATTATGTGAATGGGTTATGTGATACAGCTTACATCATTGAAATTATGGAAACCTTATTAGGCATCAATGAATTCGAAAAAATCGAGGCTAAGGATGCGGATATATATGAGCTGGTGAAGAACCGGCTTGTTCAGCAATCGGTTGAAGTGAAGCAGACGATGGATGAAATGGTGGATCAGGTTCTCTCTGGCTTGATTGCTGTCATCGTGGATGGAAGCGAGAAAGCGTTGATTGTCGATGTTCGGAGTTATCCGGGAAGGACGCCGCAAGAGCCGGATACAGAAAGAATCACAAGGGGCGCGCGTGATGGCTATGTTGAGAATATAATAGTAAACACAGCCTTAACGAGAAGAAGAATCCGAGATGAACGGCTCCGTTTCGAAATCATGCGTGTCGGAGAGCGGTCGAAAACGGATATTGCGATTGGTTATATTGAGGGAATCGCAAATCCTCATTTAGTCGAAATCATCAAACGAGAGCTTGGAAGCATTAAAACGGATGGGCTGACGATGGCAGAGAAAACAGTCGAGGAATATTTGGTTAAGGAGAATTATAATCCATATCCATTGGTTCGCTATACAGAAAGAGCCGACGTTGGAGCTAATCATCTATTTGAGGGACATGTTCTTATCTTTGTTGATACTTCCCCGAGCATCATGATTGCACCGACGACCTTTTTCCATCATGTGCAGCATGCGGAGGAATATCGTCAATCAGCTTCTGTCGGTACGATTATCAGATGGTTTCGCTTTATCGGTATCTTTGCTTCTCTCTTTCTCATTCCCTTATGGCTGCTGTTTGTACTAGAGCCGCAATTGCTTCCGAAATCACTGGAGTTCATCGGCCCAAATGAGGATATACATGTTCATATTCTGCTGCAGGTAGCCTTTGCTGAAATAGGGATTGAGCTCTTGCGCATTGCGTCCATACACACACCTGCACCGCTCTCCTCGGCCATGGGCTTGATAGCAGCTGTGTTGATTGGACAAATTGCGATTGATGTCGGCTGGATTGTACCGGAAGTATTATTTTATATCTCCATCGCTACAATTGGAAGCTTTGCAACACCGAGTCTTGAGCTGGGACTAGCCAATAAATATGTACGTTATGTACTCTTGATCTTGACAGGCGCGTTTCATGTCCCAGGGTTTATCATCGGTAATACACTGTTCATCCTTTATTTAAGCCATATAAATACGCTGTCTACTCCGTATTTATGGCCGTTTATCCCATTTTCCCCAAAAGCACTATGGCAGATTGTGGTCAGAAAACCGGTGCCGGGAAGTCATTTAAGGCCGCGAATTTTGCATACGCTTGATCGGAAGAAATAG
- a CDS encoding D-alanyl-D-alanine carboxypeptidase family protein codes for MTFILGEENQVQAKEMKSMQVGAKSAITIEQSTGRILYEKDAHTKRRIASITKIMTAILAIESGKMDKTVTVSESILKAEGSAIYLKVGEKIKLSDLVYGLMLRSGNDAAIAIAEYVGGSVEGFATMMNQKAEWIGMENSHFTNPHGLDDSNNHYSTAYDMAILTQYAMKNKNYRKIAGTKIHRAPNPNEAWDRVWKNKNRLLTEKYKYCTGGKTGYTKKAKRTLVTTASKDGVDLITVTIDDSTDWADHIALYEAGFDQYSLVEVLPEGPIDAVKKGFYKKKAHLRSSLIYPLTDEEKEKVKVVYKLQKPKKKWRNEKKWPEKVGVAELILDGEVLYKKPIYLKKEKKTVMETWMHVFMTFAGADRNG; via the coding sequence ATGACCTTCATTCTAGGTGAAGAGAACCAGGTGCAGGCAAAGGAAATGAAAAGCATGCAGGTCGGTGCAAAAAGTGCGATTACGATTGAGCAAAGTACCGGCAGGATTCTATATGAGAAGGATGCTCATACAAAAAGAAGGATTGCGAGCATCACTAAAATTATGACGGCTATCCTGGCGATTGAGTCAGGGAAGATGGACAAAACCGTAACGGTGAGTGAATCAATCTTGAAGGCAGAGGGCTCTGCCATCTATTTGAAGGTCGGGGAGAAGATTAAACTAAGCGATCTTGTTTATGGCCTTATGCTCCGGTCTGGAAATGACGCGGCTATTGCGATTGCAGAATATGTGGGAGGAAGTGTGGAGGGATTTGCCACCATGATGAACCAGAAGGCGGAATGGATTGGGATGGAGAACAGTCATTTCACGAATCCGCATGGCCTGGATGACTCCAATAATCATTACTCCACTGCTTACGATATGGCTATCCTGACTCAATATGCGATGAAGAATAAGAATTACCGTAAAATAGCCGGAACGAAAATACATAGAGCCCCGAATCCGAATGAAGCGTGGGATCGCGTGTGGAAAAACAAAAACCGTCTCCTTACCGAAAAATATAAATACTGTACAGGAGGAAAGACTGGTTATACAAAAAAGGCTAAACGAACTCTTGTCACGACTGCTTCAAAGGACGGAGTTGACCTCATAACGGTTACGATTGATGATTCAACTGATTGGGCAGACCATATCGCCCTTTACGAGGCAGGTTTTGACCAGTATTCACTTGTCGAGGTGCTTCCAGAAGGACCGATTGATGCCGTTAAGAAAGGCTTTTACAAAAAGAAGGCTCATTTGAGGTCGTCATTGATCTATCCGCTGACGGATGAGGAGAAGGAAAAGGTCAAAGTAGTTTATAAGCTGCAAAAGCCAAAGAAAAAATGGAGGAACGAAAAGAAATGGCCTGAAAAGGTTGGGGTTGCCGAGCTGATACTGGATGGGGAGGTTCTCTATAAGAAGCCCATCTATTTAAAGAAAGAGAAAAAGACGGTCATGGAAACATGGATGCATGTGTTTATGACTTTTGCAGGTGCTGATCGGAATGGTTAA
- the lysA gene encoding diaminopimelate decarboxylase, whose product MHYYGTGRVNELGHLEIGGVDTVTLAEQYGTPLYIYDVALIRDRAKMFQEAFKKSGVKAQVAYASKAFSSIAMFQLAREEGLSLDVVSSGELYTAIQAEFPPERIHLHGNNKSPEELEMAIDANVGCIVADNFYELSLIEALCKKKGKVCPILLRVTPGIEAHTHDYILTGQEDSKFGFDLWNGQAEEALQLALSKDCFDVLGLHCHIGSQIFETTGFILAAQKLSEQIHNWHERYSFTPKVLNLGGGFGIRYTKEDQPIPVSTYVEEIVKAVKQDFDQYRMDMPEIWIEPGRSLVGDAGTTIYSIGSTKHVPNTRTYWAVDGGMSDNIRPALYQAKYEAGLANRMNDKVEEEVAIAGKCCESGDMLIWDLPLPHIQHGDLLAVFCTGAYGYSMANNYNRIQRPAVVFVENGESRLVVRRESLDDLIRNDLSLYK is encoded by the coding sequence ATGCATTATTATGGAACTGGACGCGTGAATGAGCTTGGCCATTTGGAGATTGGCGGAGTGGACACAGTAACCTTAGCGGAGCAATATGGCACGCCATTGTATATATATGATGTTGCCCTGATTAGAGACCGGGCCAAAATGTTTCAGGAAGCATTCAAGAAATCTGGTGTAAAGGCTCAGGTCGCATACGCTAGCAAAGCATTCTCCTCTATCGCCATGTTCCAATTAGCCAGGGAGGAAGGTTTATCACTGGATGTTGTCTCAAGCGGAGAACTCTATACGGCTATACAGGCCGAATTCCCACCGGAGCGGATTCATTTACATGGGAATAATAAGAGTCCCGAAGAGCTGGAAATGGCCATTGATGCGAATGTCGGCTGTATTGTGGCGGATAATTTTTATGAGCTTTCCCTAATTGAAGCGCTGTGTAAAAAGAAAGGCAAGGTATGTCCGATTCTCCTGCGTGTAACACCGGGAATTGAGGCGCATACTCATGACTATATCCTGACTGGACAGGAGGATTCAAAATTCGGATTTGACTTATGGAATGGCCAGGCTGAAGAAGCCTTGCAGCTTGCTTTATCAAAGGACTGCTTTGACGTGCTGGGCTTGCATTGCCATATTGGCTCGCAAATTTTTGAAACAACTGGTTTCATATTAGCTGCACAAAAGCTGAGTGAGCAAATTCATAACTGGCATGAGCGCTACAGCTTCACTCCAAAGGTGCTTAACTTGGGCGGAGGCTTCGGTATCCGCTATACGAAGGAGGATCAACCGATTCCCGTTTCCACTTATGTCGAGGAAATTGTAAAAGCGGTAAAGCAGGATTTTGATCAGTACCGAATGGACATGCCAGAAATCTGGATTGAGCCGGGACGTTCTCTTGTGGGTGATGCAGGAACGACTATTTACAGCATCGGTTCAACAAAGCATGTGCCGAATACTCGTACGTATTGGGCCGTCGACGGCGGGATGAGTGATAATATCCGTCCAGCACTATATCAGGCCAAATATGAGGCGGGACTCGCTAACAGGATGAACGATAAGGTGGAAGAGGAGGTGGCTATCGCCGGTAAATGCTGTGAAAGTGGAGATATGCTCATTTGGGACCTGCCGCTTCCCCATATTCAGCATGGAGATCTGCTGGCTGTCTTCTGTACAGGTGCCTACGGCTACTCCATGGCTAATAATTACAACCGAATCCAGCGCCCGGCTGTTGTCTTTGTGGAAAATGGCGAATCGAGGCTTGTTGTAAGACGGGAAAGCCTGGATGATTTGATTCGTAATGACCTATCTTTATATAAATAG